In a single window of the Parafrankia irregularis genome:
- a CDS encoding sensor histidine kinase produces the protein MPSEGGAAVAVVAAVVLAAVRGPEPPGVIAALLSTGWLAVTVAAARAGRPGLARVAAVVTALQAAVVAMPALGPLVVVAWAWVLLALPHGRLASTGRRAIGTLLVAGALGWSAALATAGLDTAAPAGALAGAMAGCAALTGFVGAARADQQARWTLLWAAAGGLIAVACAGVAGALLLLVGTPARPMLPALAGTLALPLGLAAGVWPRTAGLAPRALSGALVVAGLTVLADIVYLVIVIGLGHRPVGGERTVLGLSLVAALVTAALAWPARARLADAAERALRSVRPSPQELLTTFSARMTRAVPMDELLLQLAELLRATMGLAGAEVWTGTEAILARTVSVPERPPATIELSERQRTVVAQARAAGTRWLAIWIPDLLTGPAGTGAATSAGAAERAPGHSGVAVPADSAGAGVELVRAVPVTHFGELLGLLVVRRPPTGPPFTAQDDRILAELARPVGLALHNISLDTALQASLAQLQERNAELQASRARIIGAADASRRRIERDLHDGAQQHLFGVSVKLGMAEQIIAADPTVTGQLLAELRRDVQTATAALRELAHGIYPPLLRDHGLAPALRAAAARCPLECSVEVTTARYPSAVEAALYFCCVEALQNAAKHAGPGARVQVRVDADGEDFRFSVSDDGAGFDQAAVGGHGFVNMQDRLGAMGGTLKVVSAPGAGTIVRGLIPRATSEGAPAGSQA, from the coding sequence GTGCCGAGTGAGGGCGGGGCGGCCGTGGCCGTCGTCGCGGCCGTCGTCCTCGCCGCCGTCCGAGGGCCCGAACCGCCGGGCGTGATCGCCGCGCTGCTGAGTACCGGCTGGCTGGCGGTGACCGTGGCCGCGGCGCGCGCGGGTCGCCCCGGCCTCGCCCGGGTCGCCGCCGTGGTCACCGCTCTCCAGGCGGCGGTCGTCGCGATGCCTGCGTTGGGCCCACTGGTCGTCGTCGCCTGGGCCTGGGTCCTGCTGGCCCTCCCACACGGAAGGCTGGCGAGCACCGGCCGGCGGGCGATCGGCACTCTTCTCGTCGCCGGCGCGCTCGGTTGGTCGGCCGCGCTGGCCACCGCCGGCCTCGACACAGCCGCTCCCGCTGGTGCCCTTGCCGGGGCGATGGCTGGCTGCGCGGCGCTGACCGGCTTTGTCGGCGCGGCCCGCGCGGATCAGCAGGCGCGCTGGACGCTGTTGTGGGCAGCCGCCGGAGGGCTGATCGCGGTCGCCTGTGCCGGTGTCGCCGGTGCCCTTCTCCTCCTGGTCGGCACCCCGGCACGGCCGATGTTGCCGGCCCTGGCCGGCACGCTGGCGCTTCCGCTCGGTCTCGCCGCAGGCGTCTGGCCGCGAACGGCAGGGCTGGCCCCCCGGGCGTTGTCCGGGGCATTGGTCGTCGCCGGGCTGACCGTTCTTGCCGACATCGTCTACCTGGTCATCGTGATCGGTCTGGGCCACCGGCCGGTCGGCGGCGAGCGGACCGTTCTCGGGCTGTCCCTGGTGGCAGCCCTGGTGACGGCGGCACTCGCCTGGCCGGCCCGGGCGCGCCTGGCCGACGCCGCCGAACGGGCCCTGCGCAGCGTGAGACCGTCCCCGCAGGAACTGCTCACCACCTTCAGCGCCCGGATGACCAGAGCGGTCCCCATGGACGAGCTGCTGCTCCAGCTCGCCGAGCTGTTACGGGCCACGATGGGGCTGGCCGGAGCCGAGGTGTGGACCGGAACGGAGGCGATCCTGGCCAGGACGGTCTCGGTGCCAGAACGGCCGCCGGCAACCATCGAGCTCAGCGAACGGCAGCGGACCGTGGTGGCCCAGGCCCGGGCCGCAGGCACCAGGTGGCTCGCGATCTGGATTCCCGACCTGCTCACAGGTCCAGCCGGCACCGGCGCTGCCACCAGCGCAGGTGCGGCCGAACGTGCCCCGGGGCACTCCGGCGTCGCTGTGCCCGCCGACAGTGCGGGCGCCGGCGTCGAGCTGGTGCGAGCGGTGCCCGTCACACACTTCGGGGAGCTGCTGGGACTGCTGGTGGTCCGGCGGCCGCCGACCGGGCCCCCGTTCACCGCCCAGGACGACCGCATCCTCGCCGAACTCGCCCGTCCGGTGGGCCTGGCCCTGCACAACATCAGCCTGGACACGGCCCTGCAGGCGTCCCTGGCGCAGTTGCAGGAGCGTAACGCCGAGCTGCAGGCATCCCGAGCGCGAATCATCGGCGCCGCCGACGCCTCCCGCCGGCGGATCGAGCGGGACCTGCACGATGGTGCCCAGCAGCATCTCTTCGGCGTCTCGGTGAAGCTCGGCATGGCCGAGCAGATCATCGCCGCCGACCCGACCGTGACCGGGCAGCTGCTGGCGGAGCTGCGCCGTGACGTGCAGACGGCCACCGCGGCGCTGCGTGAACTGGCCCACGGCATCTACCCACCGCTGTTGCGCGACCACGGCCTCGCCCCCGCGTTGCGCGCGGCCGCGGCCCGCTGCCCCCTGGAATGCTCGGTGGAGGTGACCACTGCCCGGTATCCGTCCGCCGTGGAGGCCGCCCTCTACTTCTGCTGTGTCGAAGCGTTGCAGAATGCCGCCAAGCATGCCGGGCCGGGCGCGCGGGTCCAGGTGCGGGTGGATGCCGACGGCGAGGATTTCCGGTTCTCGGTATCCGACGACGGCGCCGGCTTCGACCAGGCAGCCGTCGGCGGCCACGGCTTCGTCAACATGCAGGACCGGCTGGGGGCGATGGGTGGCACGCTGAAGGTGGTCTCCGCACCCGGCGCCGGGACCATCGTGCGCGGCCTCATCCCCCGGGCTACCTCCGAAGGAGCTCCAGCAGGATCGCAGGCGTGA
- a CDS encoding IclR family transcriptional regulator yields the protein MALIELIALRPTEGVTLADVTRGLGVNKSTCHSMLSALTSAGWLLRDPVRKRYCLGPGLVAVGRAADDGFPALAFARPAMAELSAAAGANCLVLTIGRDQMTVVDEVRHPRAAAGGLRVGSTVPLRPPFGTAVLAGDDTDRWLAQAPAAHREYYAAALASVRARGYAVELAPAPTEQLRRLASRLGLPGLLERLTEELTGDDHYLVQDLELSREYDTTSINIAVPGPGAQPVLLLGLTCLPAPLSGARIAELGSRLIEVAGLLSTALAGTSQTARAS from the coding sequence GTGGCGCTCATCGAGCTGATCGCGCTGCGTCCGACCGAGGGCGTGACCCTGGCGGACGTCACCCGCGGCCTCGGCGTGAACAAGTCCACCTGCCACTCGATGCTCAGCGCCCTCACCTCGGCAGGCTGGCTGCTGCGTGACCCGGTCCGCAAGCGCTACTGCCTCGGCCCGGGTCTGGTCGCGGTCGGCCGGGCGGCCGACGACGGGTTTCCCGCGCTCGCCTTCGCCCGGCCCGCCATGGCAGAGCTCAGCGCCGCCGCCGGTGCGAACTGCCTGGTGCTGACCATCGGCCGAGATCAGATGACCGTCGTCGACGAGGTTCGCCATCCGCGGGCCGCGGCCGGGGGCCTGCGGGTCGGCTCCACGGTCCCGCTCCGTCCACCGTTCGGGACCGCCGTCCTCGCCGGCGACGACACCGACCGCTGGCTGGCGCAGGCGCCGGCCGCGCACCGCGAGTACTACGCCGCGGCGTTGGCCTCGGTCCGGGCGCGGGGCTACGCCGTCGAGCTGGCACCCGCGCCCACCGAACAACTGCGTCGCCTCGCCAGCCGCCTCGGCCTGCCCGGGCTGTTGGAGCGGCTCACGGAGGAACTGACTGGCGATGACCACTACCTGGTCCAGGATCTCGAGCTCAGCCGTGAGTACGACACGACCTCGATCAACATCGCGGTACCCGGCCCGGGGGCCCAGCCCGTCCTGTTGCTCGGCCTGACCTGCCTGCCGGCGCCGTTGTCGGGTGCCCGCATCGCCGAGCTCGGCAGCCGGCTCATCGAGGTGGCCGGCCTGCTGAGCACCGCCCTGGCGGGGACATCCCAAACCGCGCGAGCCTCGTAG
- a CDS encoding molybdopterin-containing oxidoreductase family protein, with protein sequence MNPESSHLHGRTGTAAGLLDGPAGTVRTYCRLCEAGCGTVATVERGHLVRLRPDHDHVVTRGAACNKGLRAIDLHRDPDRLRVPLRREGDRFVPVSWDEALAEIAARMRDAMSEHGPRAAGIYIGNPVAFNALGSAASGHFAGALGTDRVFSAATQDCSNKYAVAELLYGSPSANPIPDLRRTELLLVIGSNPRVSKSSFISVANPVVELRRIRDRGGRVVFVNPVDVEPDIGPTLQIRPDSDPYLLAAILHEIHRTVGFRTGAAQGAVTGAEQVAAFVAPYSPDAVADVVGLPAEVIAQLARDFAAAGSAAIHVSTGLNMGRQGALAYWLVQMLLLLTGNLDRPGGNYFPARGIGARFGPVDRTAASFRTTEWGDFRRAMGLLPAALLPEFIGADEEPLRALVVVAGNPALSVGGGPQLTESLRSLDLLVTIDLYRNATGELADFVLPATDQFERPDLNTFVQGIQVEPYLQWTPAVVEADAQQREEWRILGQLLQAMGRTPLLDPAATDALPLLFDRALAPKGLDVPALRTAGGVVPLHEDGAERSRERLGVDGPLECVPEALGSTLTRGHALFEELQAEDPGRFKLVTRRTRDAMNSAMGNLPTKRPGDWPNPLWMNPRDAAGLGLTPGSRVSVSNEWGALAAEVQFDPRLRPGVVAMTHGFGNAGTTGMPVAQRRGGANVNVLTPRGPGAFDPVSCMSHITAIPVDVCAEPDVAPSPAR encoded by the coding sequence ATGAATCCTGAGTCCTCTCACCTCCATGGGCGCACAGGCACCGCGGCCGGGCTGCTCGACGGGCCGGCCGGCACCGTCCGCACCTACTGCCGGCTCTGCGAGGCCGGCTGCGGAACGGTCGCCACGGTCGAGCGCGGCCACCTCGTCCGTCTCCGTCCGGACCACGATCACGTTGTCACCCGCGGCGCCGCGTGCAACAAGGGACTTCGCGCCATCGACCTGCACCGCGACCCGGACCGGCTGCGGGTACCACTACGCAGGGAAGGCGACCGCTTCGTCCCCGTCTCGTGGGACGAAGCCCTGGCGGAGATCGCCGCGCGGATGCGGGACGCCATGTCCGAGCACGGCCCGAGGGCGGCGGGCATCTACATCGGGAACCCGGTCGCGTTCAACGCCCTGGGCAGCGCGGCCTCGGGGCACTTCGCGGGCGCGCTGGGGACGGACCGGGTCTTCTCCGCCGCCACTCAGGACTGTTCCAACAAGTACGCGGTCGCCGAGCTGCTCTACGGCTCGCCCAGCGCGAACCCGATCCCCGATCTCAGGCGCACCGAGCTGCTTCTCGTGATCGGCTCGAACCCGCGGGTCAGCAAGTCGTCTTTCATCAGCGTCGCCAACCCGGTCGTGGAGCTGCGGCGAATTCGCGACCGCGGCGGCCGGGTCGTGTTCGTGAACCCCGTCGACGTCGAACCGGACATCGGCCCGACGTTGCAGATCCGGCCGGACAGCGACCCGTACCTGCTCGCCGCGATCCTGCATGAGATCCACCGCACGGTGGGTTTCCGGACGGGTGCCGCGCAGGGGGCGGTCACCGGTGCCGAGCAGGTCGCCGCGTTCGTCGCCCCGTACTCACCCGACGCGGTGGCCGACGTCGTGGGCCTTCCCGCCGAGGTCATCGCACAGCTCGCCCGGGACTTCGCGGCCGCCGGGTCCGCGGCGATCCATGTGTCCACCGGCCTGAACATGGGCCGCCAAGGTGCTCTCGCCTACTGGCTCGTCCAGATGCTTCTCCTGCTGACGGGAAACCTCGACCGGCCCGGCGGGAACTACTTCCCCGCCCGTGGGATCGGGGCACGCTTCGGACCCGTCGACCGGACCGCGGCCTCGTTCCGCACGACCGAATGGGGTGACTTCCGGCGCGCGATGGGTCTGCTTCCCGCCGCCCTGCTCCCCGAGTTCATCGGCGCGGACGAGGAGCCGTTGCGGGCGCTGGTCGTCGTGGCGGGAAACCCGGCGCTCAGCGTCGGCGGCGGCCCCCAGCTCACGGAGTCACTGAGGTCGCTGGACCTGCTCGTCACGATCGACCTCTACCGCAACGCCACCGGTGAGCTCGCCGATTTCGTGCTCCCGGCCACCGACCAGTTCGAGCGACCGGATCTCAACACCTTCGTCCAGGGCATTCAGGTGGAGCCCTACCTGCAGTGGACGCCGGCCGTGGTCGAGGCGGACGCGCAGCAGCGCGAGGAGTGGCGCATCCTCGGCCAGCTGCTGCAGGCGATGGGCCGCACCCCCCTGCTCGACCCGGCCGCGACCGATGCCCTGCCCCTGCTGTTCGACCGGGCGCTCGCCCCGAAGGGCCTCGACGTGCCCGCGCTGCGCACGGCGGGTGGAGTCGTGCCGTTGCATGAGGACGGCGCCGAACGCTCCCGGGAACGGCTGGGGGTCGACGGCCCGCTCGAATGCGTGCCTGAGGCACTCGGCTCGACTCTCACCCGGGGGCACGCCCTGTTCGAGGAGCTCCAGGCAGAGGATCCCGGGCGCTTCAAACTGGTCACGAGACGAACCCGGGACGCGATGAACTCGGCCATGGGAAACCTGCCGACGAAACGCCCCGGCGACTGGCCGAACCCGCTCTGGATGAACCCGCGGGATGCCGCCGGCCTCGGTCTCACCCCTGGGTCACGGGTCTCGGTCAGCAACGAGTGGGGCGCGCTGGCCGCCGAGGTGCAGTTCGATCCGCGGCTGCGCCCCGGCGTGGTGGCGATGACCCACGGTTTCGGCAATGCGGGCACGACCGGTATGCCGGTGGCCCAGCGGCGTGGCGGTGCGAACGTGAACGTCCTGACACCGCGCGGACCGGGGGCCTTCGATCCCGTGAGCTGCATGTCCCACATCACCGCGATTCCCGTCGACGTGTGCGCCGAGCCGGACGTCGCCCCATCCCCCGCCCGCTAG
- a CDS encoding LUD domain-containing protein, which yields MTVEAPALDEAFSVPADEAALNRAATALRDNGFVVHIVDTAADARTLLGQLLPRDREIFTASSQTLELSGITADIDTSGDYVSVRAQAGPPSTDDVWKTIRLGATPDVVVGSVHAVTEDGRLLVASASGSQFAPYASGAKLAYWVVGAQKIVADLETGLRRLRTYSLPREDQRLREQYNQGSFIGRILILEREAFPERGTVVLVREVIGY from the coding sequence ATGACTGTCGAAGCACCGGCCCTCGACGAGGCCTTTTCCGTACCCGCCGACGAGGCGGCCCTGAACCGCGCGGCCACCGCGCTGCGGGACAACGGCTTCGTCGTCCACATCGTCGACACCGCCGCCGACGCCCGGACCCTGCTCGGCCAGCTCCTCCCCCGCGACCGCGAGATCTTCACCGCGTCCAGCCAGACACTGGAGCTCTCAGGGATCACCGCGGACATCGACACCTCGGGTGACTACGTCTCCGTTCGCGCCCAGGCCGGCCCACCCTCCACGGACGACGTATGGAAGACGATCCGGCTCGGAGCCACCCCGGACGTCGTCGTCGGCAGCGTCCACGCGGTGACCGAGGACGGACGCCTGCTCGTCGCCTCCGCCAGCGGCAGCCAGTTCGCTCCCTACGCCTCCGGAGCCAAGCTCGCCTACTGGGTCGTCGGCGCGCAGAAAATCGTCGCGGACCTCGAGACCGGACTGCGCCGGTTGCGCACCTACAGCCTGCCCCGCGAAGACCAGCGGCTGCGGGAACAATACAACCAGGGCTCGTTCATCGGCCGCATCCTGATCCTCGAGCGCGAGGCGTTCCCGGAGCGCGGCACGGTGGTCCTGGTCCGCGAGGTCATCGGCTACTGA
- a CDS encoding response regulator, whose protein sequence is MAVNGEGGAVAVLVVDDQDLFRGITCALVGMVPGWRVVAEAASGEEGVILVQRIRPAVVLMDVYLPGINGIEATRRIVAGNPTVNVLLMSSYAADDLPPGTDDCGAAGYIRKDELTPAILLELLRR, encoded by the coding sequence ATGGCAGTGAACGGCGAGGGCGGTGCGGTCGCGGTGCTCGTCGTCGACGACCAGGATCTGTTCCGGGGAATTACGTGTGCCCTGGTCGGGATGGTGCCCGGCTGGCGGGTGGTGGCCGAGGCGGCGTCCGGCGAGGAAGGTGTCATCCTCGTCCAGCGGATCCGGCCGGCTGTCGTGCTGATGGACGTCTACCTGCCCGGTATCAACGGGATCGAGGCGACCAGGCGGATCGTCGCAGGCAATCCGACGGTGAATGTCCTGCTCATGTCGAGCTATGCGGCCGACGACCTGCCACCGGGGACTGACGACTGTGGCGCCGCCGGCTACATCCGCAAGGATGAGCTCACGCCTGCGATCCTGCTGGAGCTCCTTCGGAGGTAG
- a CDS encoding nuclear transport factor 2 family protein: MPDTTALATPKEIVAAFTEAMYTRDWERARTFFGPDSVYWDVPTGPTVAARGPEDIIARATSVLDALVFYGNDHLRTVAAGDTVMTEHAEIWQFAGGEKIVLPCVSVQVVRDGVIAIWKDYWDLQALLTKAPPSWIANLGRDRSWLYDATGVR; this comes from the coding sequence ATGCCCGACACCACGGCGCTCGCGACCCCCAAGGAGATCGTCGCCGCGTTCACGGAAGCGATGTACACCCGCGACTGGGAGCGCGCGCGCACGTTCTTCGGCCCGGATTCCGTCTACTGGGACGTGCCCACCGGCCCGACCGTGGCGGCCAGAGGCCCGGAGGACATCATCGCCCGGGCCACGTCGGTCCTCGACGCCCTCGTCTTCTACGGCAACGATCATCTTCGGACGGTGGCCGCCGGGGACACGGTCATGACCGAGCACGCGGAGATCTGGCAGTTCGCCGGTGGGGAGAAGATCGTGCTCCCCTGCGTCTCGGTGCAGGTCGTACGCGACGGTGTGATCGCCATCTGGAAAGACTACTGGGACCTCCAGGCCCTCCTCACGAAGGCGCCCCCGTCCTGGATCGCGAACCTCGGACGTGACCGGTCCTGGCTTTATGACGCCACCGGGGTCCGGTGA
- a CDS encoding nuclear transport factor 2 family protein — protein sequence MTDAPSATSAEALVAEFWKTLFARGWEHLHVFFGDDSVYWDVPAGPALAAKGPKGIVARAKSVLDSLTAFENDQIRMVSEGDTVMTEHHEIWRFASGEEIVLPCLSVQVVQDGVIALWKDYWDMQTLMGRAPAEWREGLANGDFSWIVDATGSR from the coding sequence ATGACCGACGCCCCGTCCGCGACGAGCGCCGAGGCGCTTGTAGCGGAGTTCTGGAAGACACTTTTCGCCCGTGGCTGGGAGCACCTCCACGTCTTCTTCGGCGACGACTCCGTGTACTGGGACGTGCCCGCAGGGCCCGCCCTGGCGGCCAAAGGGCCGAAAGGCATCGTCGCTCGCGCGAAGTCCGTCCTGGACAGCCTCACCGCCTTTGAGAACGATCAGATCAGGATGGTCAGCGAAGGCGACACGGTGATGACGGAGCATCACGAGATCTGGCGCTTCGCCTCGGGCGAGGAAATCGTGCTGCCCTGCCTGTCGGTGCAGGTCGTCCAGGACGGTGTGATCGCCCTCTGGAAGGACTACTGGGATATGCAGACCCTGATGGGCCGCGCGCCCGCGGAATGGCGCGAGGGCCTCGCCAACGGGGACTTCTCCTGGATCGTCGACGCCACCGGCAGCCGCTAA
- a CDS encoding response regulator transcription factor, with product MVLADDSLLMREGVGRLLELQPGITVVGSCGDLEGLFAMVEAERPDAVVTDVRMPPTGTDEGIRAASHLRSSHPGIGVVVLSQYASPEYALSLFEGGSAGRAYLLKDRVGEPQHLADAVRAVAAGRSVVDPVVVEALVTARTSTRTSVLASLSPREREVLSQIAQGKSNAAVGASIFLTERAVEKHINTLFAKLGLTNEPDVNRRVKAVLIYLAEEQAAGP from the coding sequence GTGGTCTTGGCCGACGACTCTCTGCTGATGCGTGAGGGTGTGGGCCGGCTCCTGGAGCTTCAGCCCGGCATTACCGTCGTCGGATCGTGTGGCGATCTGGAGGGGCTTTTCGCCATGGTGGAGGCCGAGCGGCCGGACGCTGTGGTGACAGATGTGCGCATGCCGCCGACCGGCACGGACGAGGGCATCCGTGCCGCCTCCCACCTGAGGTCCAGCCATCCCGGGATCGGGGTGGTGGTGCTCTCCCAGTACGCGAGCCCGGAGTATGCGTTGAGCCTGTTCGAAGGAGGCAGCGCGGGCCGGGCGTACCTGCTGAAGGACAGGGTCGGCGAGCCGCAGCACCTGGCCGATGCGGTGCGCGCGGTCGCCGCCGGTCGTTCGGTGGTGGACCCGGTGGTGGTGGAGGCGCTGGTCACGGCCCGGACGTCCACCCGGACATCAGTGCTGGCCTCGCTCAGCCCGCGGGAACGGGAGGTCCTGTCCCAGATCGCGCAGGGAAAGAGCAACGCCGCGGTCGGCGCCTCGATCTTTCTTACTGAGAGGGCTGTGGAGAAACACATCAACACCCTCTTCGCGAAGCTCGGGCTGACCAACGAGCCGGATGTCAACCGGCGTGTGAAGGCTGTCCTCATCTACCTTGCGGAGGAACAGGCCGCCGGGCCCTGA
- a CDS encoding winged helix-turn-helix transcriptional regulator, with the protein MTTGAADETDHQRIAAVLAARGEDACHVREVLDRIGDKWSIAVVHKLADSPRRFSELRRDIPGISQRMLTAALRGLERDGFVDRTVHAAVPPRVDYALTPLGRDLLDSTWPLMNWVLGHTDDIRAARREYDAR; encoded by the coding sequence GTGACGACTGGCGCCGCCGACGAGACCGACCACCAGCGGATCGCGGCCGTCCTGGCCGCTCGTGGCGAGGATGCCTGCCATGTGCGGGAGGTACTGGACCGCATCGGTGACAAGTGGTCGATAGCGGTCGTGCACAAGCTTGCCGACAGCCCGCGGCGATTCTCCGAGCTGCGCCGGGACATTCCGGGTATCAGTCAGCGAATGCTGACCGCGGCGCTGCGTGGCCTGGAACGGGACGGATTCGTCGACCGGACCGTGCACGCGGCGGTGCCGCCTCGGGTGGACTATGCCCTCACTCCGCTGGGACGTGACCTGTTGGACAGCACCTGGCCGCTGATGAACTGGGTCCTGGGGCACACCGACGACATCAGGGCCGCCCGCCGGGAGTACGACGCCCGGTGA
- a CDS encoding ABC transporter permease, with protein MPVWAFLRLDLRRRWRSLAVLTLLVALSCGVVMAATAGARRGGSAVDRLRDSNLAATVLVAPRTPGFDWDRVRRMPGVEAVGTMLLTVDVRLNIEGVETLDGEDYWYPIGDAELTRTVERAVVLAGRLADPTRVGEAMVTESFAERHHLRVGDAVTARLFTPGETDLFLSGKALHAASGPRQPLRIVGVVRSPAVNNFTHHSVIMTTVSFTDAYRANLFGAGGHRVDFAAVRLAQGEAGLPDFQRRLAQLSQQDDIQFQNLVEEARDAKGITGFERNALLMFTLAALVASAVVLGQAAARYATAATAQLRVLLMLGMTRVQATAAAAAGPALAAAAGAVAASAAAVAASAAFPIGTAADYEPAPGRHADLAVLAGTAVMAVALVTVAAALTAWSDFARKPVAATPPRSMVADAVYRLGLPVPVLIGARFALEPGRGRAAAPARSALIGAVLGVLGVLAALTFHTGVADAAGNPQRFGRTYQIEGWVGFNGTDFAPAREVMDAFTADPDVVAVNDTRVGVATVNGLPVHVFAHQPAVAGRLLPVVTLSGRMPVAPDEIALAPQTVRETGAQVGDTLTFAGTERAPMRLTGVALVPDGGVSYAKGAWTTGDGYQALFPGGSFTYHQLHVSLRSGANAQVVSQRISAVLGGQNTAKLGPADIPREAQQLRNVRGLPLAFGVFLALLAVATTGHTLTAAVRRRRHEIAVLSALGLTRRQSRLIPLAQATTLTLTGLLFGVPLGLALGWTMWRAVASTIPVLYVRPVAQLTLALVVPATLLIGGLLAALPARRAARIGVGEALRAE; from the coding sequence ATGCCAGTGTGGGCGTTCCTGCGGCTCGATCTGCGACGGCGCTGGCGGTCGCTGGCCGTGCTCACGCTGCTGGTGGCGCTGTCCTGCGGTGTGGTGATGGCGGCCACCGCCGGGGCACGGCGCGGCGGATCGGCGGTGGACCGGCTGCGCGACTCCAATCTCGCCGCCACCGTGCTGGTCGCGCCCAGAACGCCTGGGTTCGACTGGGACCGGGTGCGCCGGATGCCAGGGGTGGAGGCAGTCGGCACCATGCTGCTTACCGTCGACGTCCGTCTCAATATCGAGGGGGTCGAGACGCTTGACGGCGAGGACTACTGGTACCCGATCGGTGACGCCGAGCTGACCCGGACCGTCGAGAGGGCGGTGGTACTCGCGGGCCGACTCGCCGACCCAACGCGGGTGGGCGAGGCGATGGTCACCGAGTCGTTCGCCGAGCGCCATCACCTGAGGGTGGGCGACGCGGTCACCGCCCGGCTGTTCACACCCGGGGAGACCGACCTGTTCCTCTCGGGCAAGGCACTCCACGCCGCAAGCGGTCCGCGCCAGCCGCTGCGGATCGTCGGCGTGGTGCGCTCACCGGCGGTGAACAACTTCACGCACCACAGCGTGATCATGACGACGGTGTCGTTCACCGACGCCTACCGCGCGAACCTGTTCGGTGCGGGCGGGCACCGGGTCGACTTCGCCGCGGTTCGCCTCGCCCAGGGCGAGGCCGGTCTCCCCGACTTCCAGCGTCGGCTCGCCCAACTGAGCCAGCAGGACGACATCCAGTTCCAGAACCTGGTCGAGGAGGCACGCGACGCGAAGGGGATCACCGGTTTCGAGCGGAACGCCCTGCTGATGTTCACGCTCGCCGCCTTGGTCGCCTCCGCTGTTGTGCTGGGTCAGGCCGCCGCCCGGTATGCGACGGCGGCCACCGCCCAGCTACGGGTCCTGCTGATGCTGGGAATGACCCGGGTGCAGGCGACAGCGGCCGCGGCGGCCGGCCCCGCCCTCGCCGCGGCGGCGGGAGCCGTCGCGGCGTCCGCGGCCGCGGTGGCCGCTTCGGCCGCGTTCCCGATCGGCACCGCGGCCGACTACGAGCCCGCCCCGGGACGGCATGCTGATCTGGCTGTGCTCGCCGGGACCGCGGTCATGGCGGTGGCCCTCGTCACGGTCGCGGCGGCACTCACCGCCTGGTCGGACTTCGCCAGGAAACCGGTCGCCGCCACACCCCCCCGGTCGATGGTCGCCGACGCCGTGTACCGGCTGGGTCTTCCGGTACCGGTCCTCATCGGTGCCCGGTTCGCCCTCGAGCCCGGTCGGGGACGCGCCGCGGCGCCGGCCCGGTCGGCCCTGATCGGCGCCGTGCTCGGCGTGCTCGGGGTGCTCGCCGCGCTCACGTTCCACACCGGCGTCGCAGATGCCGCGGGCAACCCCCAGCGGTTCGGTCGTACGTACCAGATCGAGGGCTGGGTCGGCTTCAACGGAACGGACTTCGCGCCAGCGCGGGAGGTCATGGACGCGTTCACAGCTGATCCGGACGTTGTCGCGGTGAACGACACCCGGGTCGGTGTGGCCACGGTGAACGGGCTACCAGTCCACGTCTTCGCCCACCAACCGGCGGTGGCGGGCCGGCTGTTACCGGTCGTGACGCTCTCCGGCCGGATGCCGGTGGCGCCGGATGAGATCGCGCTGGCCCCGCAGACCGTCCGGGAGACCGGCGCGCAGGTGGGTGACACGCTCACCTTCGCCGGAACGGAACGGGCGCCGATGCGGCTCACCGGCGTCGCGCTCGTGCCCGACGGGGGGGTCAGTTACGCGAAGGGCGCGTGGACCACGGGGGACGGTTACCAGGCGCTGTTCCCCGGCGGTTCCTTCACCTACCACCAGCTCCACGTATCGCTGCGATCCGGCGCGAACGCCCAGGTGGTCTCCCAGCGGATCTCGGCGGTGCTCGGCGGGCAGAACACCGCAAAACTCGGTCCGGCCGACATTCCCCGGGAGGCCCAACAGCTTCGTAACGTCCGCGGGCTGCCGCTGGCGTTCGGTGTTTTCCTCGCCCTGCTCGCCGTCGCCACCACCGGCCACACGCTGACGGCCGCGGTACGGCGGCGCCGACACGAGATTGCCGTGCTGAGCGCGCTCGGGCTCACCCGGCGGCAGAGCCGACTGATCCCTCTCGCCCAGGCGACCACGCTCACCCTCACCGGGCTGCTGTTCGGCGTGCCGCTGGGACTCGCGCTGGGCTGGACGATGTGGCGGGCGGTGGCGTCGACCATCCCGGTCCTCTACGTCCGGCCGGTCGCACAGCTCACCCTCGCTCTCGTCGTCCCGGCTACGCTGCTGATCGGCGGCCTGCTGGCCGCCCTGCCGGCCCGCCGCGCCGCCCGGATCGGCGTCGGAGAGGCCCTGCGTGCCGAGTGA